In one Planctomycetota bacterium genomic region, the following are encoded:
- the rpmH gene encoding 50S ribosomal protein L34: MSLTYRPHNLKRIRKCGFRARMKTRGGRKVLSRKRARGAWKLSASDEQVFKRNQFKN; this comes from the coding sequence ATGAGTTTAACTTACAGGCCACACAATTTAAAACGGATAAGGAAATGCGGGTTTCGCGCACGCATGAAAACACGGGGCGGGCGTAAAGTCCTTTCACGCAAGCGTGCAAGGGGTGCTTGGAAACTGAGCGCGAGCGATGAGCAGGTTTTTAAACGCAATCAGTTTAAAAACTAA
- a CDS encoding HD domain-containing protein — MDETQKIYFKELVYGISKALDLLTLRISRHSQRVTMISLKMAGVMGISDSDKLNLFYAGLLHDFGVVSSKDKMDIMNFDYANSRTHIESGIKILGAFKLFDNFINIINYHHDHWLGPNQSGLIKDKIPVLSQILHLADRVEVLIAEDKYILEQTDRITSQVNKFSGMWFNSDLVDVFHKIARHEVFWLDLSTEFTSNILQKISPLDDRLLTLDEVIEIAALFAYLIDQKSRYTKTHCCGGTELAVKLGAKMGWSEIDLKQLKAAALLHDLGKLAVPDEILEKPSKLSSYEYAIIKKHAYYTYHILNNINGLNTIAQWASYHHEGLDGRGYPFGLKADEIPQGARIIAVADRFTALNEDRPYRRKLPPDQVLRILESEVKHNIIDSQIFESLKSILADNKH; from the coding sequence ATGGATGAGACGCAAAAAATTTATTTCAAGGAACTGGTTTACGGGATTTCAAAGGCCTTGGACCTTTTGACCTTGCGCATCAGCCGCCATTCCCAGCGTGTTACTATGATTAGCCTTAAAATGGCAGGTGTAATGGGCATTAGCGATTCTGATAAGCTGAACCTTTTTTATGCAGGCTTGTTGCATGATTTCGGGGTCGTTTCAAGCAAGGATAAAATGGATATAATGAACTTTGATTATGCCAATTCCCGCACGCATATCGAATCAGGCATTAAAATATTGGGGGCATTTAAATTATTCGATAACTTCATTAATATCATCAATTATCATCATGACCATTGGCTTGGTCCCAATCAATCCGGTTTAATCAAAGACAAAATCCCGGTTTTAAGCCAGATATTGCACCTGGCGGATAGGGTGGAGGTTTTAATCGCCGAGGATAAATATATTTTGGAACAGACGGATAGAATAACGAGTCAGGTTAATAAATTCAGCGGAATGTGGTTCAATTCTGATTTGGTTGATGTCTTCCATAAAATTGCCCGTCACGAAGTATTCTGGCTGGACCTTTCAACGGAGTTTACCAGCAATATCCTCCAAAAAATTTCTCCGCTTGATGACCGGTTGCTTACTCTTGATGAGGTAATTGAAATTGCCGCGCTTTTTGCTTACCTAATTGACCAAAAGAGCCGGTATACAAAAACCCACTGCTGTGGGGGCACGGAATTGGCGGTGAAGTTAGGCGCTAAAATGGGCTGGTCGGAGATTGATTTGAAACAGCTCAAAGCCGCCGCCTTATTGCATGATTTGGGTAAATTAGCCGTACCGGATGAAATCCTGGAAAAGCCGTCAAAATTGAGCTCCTACGAATATGCGATTATTAAAAAGCACGCTTATTATACTTATCATATTTTGAATAATATAAACGGGTTGAATACGATTGCCCAATGGGCTTCGTATCATCATGAGGGGTTGGATGGCAGGGGATATCCTTTTGGGCTTAAGGCGGATGAAATACCGCAAGGCGCGCGTATTATCGCTGTTGCCGATAGATTTACCGCCTTAAATGAGGACAGGCCTTATCGTCGTAAATTACCTCCGGACCAGGTGTTGCGCATACTGGAATCCGAGGTAAAGCATAACATAATTGATTCGCAGATATTCGAGTCTCTTAAAAGCATTTTAGCGGATAACAAGCATTAA
- a CDS encoding type III PLP-dependent enzyme: MKNRKISLANGQAKKALNRLARQYGTPYFIIDRSKLRQNVRKFRKLLPRVQPFYAVKANPDTEILKVFKEEGCNFDVASKGEMEKLLKLGVNSQRMLFANTVKRLPTLKFAREKGINLMTFDSEYELDKIAKYAPKSRVMVRIKVSNVGSIVELSVKFGAEPADAIPLLIKAHRLGLVPVGVSFHVGSQCLKDENYIEALEVASIIMRDAKLKQLPLDMLDIGGGFPITHFNGEEDHFTKMAPTINKEINRLFEPGVKIIAEPGRALVGPACTLVMSVIGKSIRANKHWYYLDDGLYGTLSGIVYDHCKYQYKVFRNGNTQISTLAGPTCDGFDVISFTEELPELEVGDLLYVENIGAYSIATGTNFNNLPLPRVVAIN; the protein is encoded by the coding sequence ATGAAAAACAGAAAGATAAGCCTTGCCAACGGGCAGGCTAAGAAAGCTTTAAACCGCTTGGCCAGGCAATACGGCACGCCGTATTTTATTATCGACCGGTCCAAATTGCGGCAGAATGTCCGCAAGTTCAGGAAATTATTGCCGCGCGTCCAGCCTTTTTACGCCGTTAAAGCAAATCCCGATACCGAGATTCTCAAGGTTTTTAAGGAAGAAGGCTGCAATTTTGATGTCGCCTCCAAAGGAGAGATGGAAAAACTTTTAAAACTCGGTGTCAATTCACAGAGGATGCTTTTTGCGAATACGGTCAAGCGTTTGCCGACCCTTAAATTTGCCAGGGAAAAAGGAATAAACCTGATGACGTTCGATTCGGAATATGAGCTGGATAAAATCGCGAAATACGCCCCGAAGTCGCGCGTTATGGTCCGCATAAAAGTTTCCAATGTCGGCTCAATCGTCGAGCTTTCCGTCAAATTCGGCGCCGAGCCCGCGGATGCCATTCCTTTATTGATAAAGGCACATCGTTTGGGATTGGTTCCCGTGGGGGTCAGCTTCCACGTCGGTTCGCAATGCTTGAAAGACGAAAATTACATAGAGGCGCTTGAGGTGGCTTCCATCATCATGCGCGACGCGAAGCTAAAGCAATTGCCGTTGGACATGCTTGATATCGGCGGCGGATTCCCCATAACCCATTTTAACGGGGAGGAAGACCATTTTACTAAAATGGCGCCGACGATTAACAAGGAAATTAACCGGCTTTTCGAGCCGGGTGTTAAAATCATCGCCGAGCCCGGCCGCGCCCTGGTCGGCCCGGCTTGCACACTGGTTATGAGCGTCATTGGGAAATCCATCCGCGCCAATAAGCATTGGTATTACTTGGATGACGGCTTGTATGGCACGCTTTCCGGAATTGTTTACGACCATTGCAAATACCAGTATAAGGTTTTCCGTAACGGCAATACGCAGATTTCCACCCTGGCCGGACCTACCTGCGACGGCTTTGACGTCATATCCTTCACGGAAGAACTGCCCGAGCTGGAAGTGGGGGATTTGCTTTACGTGGAAAATATCGGCGCGTATAGCATTGCCACCGGAACTAATTTTAATAATTTACCTTTACCGCGTGTGGTCGCGATAAATTAG
- a CDS encoding deoxyhypusine synthase, translating into MKKKTCPNKHRYLSGHKIMPKGITGKETLESLISETFLAYNSARLQEGCRLFTERMLEPDVTVGMTLAGALTPAGLGCSAVVPLIKAGFVDWIVATGANMYHDMHFALNYPLFVGSPDVDDTDLRKNDVVRIYDIFLGYTDCLMATDEALRSIIRQPEFQKEMGTAEFYYIFGKYMAEWERKNKLKDVSVLAAAYRYGVPVFTSSPGDSTIGMNIAGVELEGNKLRINPSIDVNETTSIVLAAKRSGGKSAVFLVGGGSPKNFMLQTEPQIQEVLRIKEVGQDYFFQITDARPDTGGLSGATPHEAVSWGKVDPNRLPDAVVCYMDSTVALPIITHYALAKRKKRPLKKLYFKREQYLEKLVREYFAHNKGNNKKVPKNT; encoded by the coding sequence ATGAAAAAGAAAACCTGCCCTAATAAACACAGGTATCTTTCAGGGCATAAAATAATGCCCAAAGGCATCACCGGCAAGGAGACGCTCGAATCCTTGATTTCCGAAACATTCCTGGCTTATAATTCAGCGCGTTTGCAGGAAGGCTGCCGTCTTTTTACCGAGCGGATGCTTGAACCTGATGTCACTGTGGGTATGACCCTGGCAGGAGCTTTAACACCGGCAGGATTGGGTTGTAGTGCAGTTGTCCCTTTGATTAAAGCCGGATTTGTCGATTGGATAGTCGCGACAGGCGCTAACATGTACCATGATATGCATTTTGCGCTTAATTATCCGTTATTTGTCGGTTCACCCGATGTGGATGATACGGATTTAAGGAAAAATGATGTCGTCAGGATTTACGATATATTCCTGGGCTACACAGATTGCCTAATGGCAACCGATGAAGCGCTCCGTTCTATTATCCGCCAGCCGGAATTCCAGAAAGAAATGGGCACCGCTGAATTTTATTATATCTTCGGGAAATATATGGCTGAATGGGAAAGGAAAAACAAGTTAAAGGATGTTTCCGTATTGGCGGCGGCTTACCGTTACGGAGTTCCTGTGTTTACGAGCTCTCCTGGTGATTCGACCATCGGTATGAATATCGCCGGGGTGGAACTGGAAGGCAATAAACTCAGGATTAACCCGTCAATAGACGTAAACGAAACGACCTCAATCGTCCTGGCGGCCAAGCGTTCCGGTGGGAAATCAGCCGTATTTTTAGTCGGTGGCGGAAGCCCGAAAAACTTCATGCTCCAGACCGAACCGCAGATACAGGAGGTTTTGCGCATCAAGGAAGTGGGGCAGGATTATTTCTTCCAGATAACCGATGCCCGCCCTGATACAGGAGGCCTTTCCGGCGCAACCCCGCATGAAGCGGTAAGCTGGGGGAAAGTGGACCCCAATCGCCTGCCGGATGCCGTGGTTTGTTATATGGATTCGACCGTTGCCTTGCCGATAATCACGCATTACGCATTGGCTAAACGCAAGAAACGCCCTTTGAAGAAGCTTTATTTTAAAAGGGAACAGTACCTGGAAAAACTGGTGCGAGAATATTTCGCTCATAATAAGGGCAATAATAAAAAGGTTCCGAAAAACACCTGA
- the mobB gene encoding molybdopterin-guanine dinucleotide biosynthesis protein B, with amino-acid sequence MVKIISIVGKSNSGKTTLLEKLIKNLSGKGYRIGTIKHNTRGFEIDYPGKDSYRHFHAGSCATLIISPRKLAFIKRLDKPAKLDAITENFFKGFDLIITEGFKRENKPKIELVRAAVAKKPLCKPRGHNLIALVTDLKIDGYPQPQFKPNQISKTADFIERRFLWQKKGK; translated from the coding sequence ATGGTAAAAATTATTTCGATTGTAGGAAAAAGCAATTCGGGCAAAACAACCTTACTGGAAAAGCTTATCAAAAATTTATCCGGGAAGGGATACCGCATCGGGACAATCAAGCATAATACGCGCGGGTTTGAAATTGATTATCCGGGAAAAGATTCCTACCGCCATTTTCATGCAGGCAGCTGTGCGACACTTATTATTTCACCGCGAAAACTGGCCTTTATAAAGAGGTTAGATAAACCGGCTAAACTTGACGCTATTACCGAAAACTTCTTTAAGGGCTTTGACCTGATTATTACGGAAGGATTCAAAAGGGAAAACAAACCAAAGATAGAACTCGTCCGCGCGGCTGTCGCCAAGAAACCGCTTTGCAAACCACGGGGCCACAACCTTATTGCACTCGTAACCGACCTCAAAATCGACGGGTACCCACAACCGCAATTCAAGCCAAACCAAATCTCAAAAACGGCAGATTTTATCGAAAGGAGATTCTTATGGCAGAAGAAAGGAAAATAG
- the nadB gene encoding L-aspartate oxidase, whose product MKTMKAPRYLISFNASKLPSVYTDVLVVGSGIAGLRAAIEASKYGQALIITKGILSESNTFYAQGGIASHINNQHLVYSHINDTIKNGQGLNDPKMVRKIITNGIINIKEMIEWGIKFDRHGGKYHLAHEGGHQYPRILHAGGDHTGEEVVKSLINKINKIDNIAYKEQVFTIDILTDAHNTCCGVLAYQSGNNNFIIIQARKTIMATGGLGQLYRETTNPEVATGDGIAMAYRAGAVLQDMEFVQFHPTALYIAGAARALISEAVRGAGGILVDKHKKRFMTNYHPQAELAPRDVVSRSIINQMRLSNDTSVYLDVTHLGEKKIKKQFPGLYQLCKKFRIDITHDLIPVRPSAHYMLGGIRTKPDGSTNINNFFAAGECASCNFHGANRLGSNSLLESLVMGTVCGKTAGKKISNKPFGLLKIKHKTAYSETDSLDMEDIRNALKSLMTRAVGVEREEKLLTDSLSKIDFWESYVLNKEFREVPAWELQNMLILARLIAQSALKRTESRGTHYRTDFPSQNNKQWKKHIIVQG is encoded by the coding sequence ATTAAAACCATGAAAGCCCCCAGATACCTGATAAGTTTCAACGCATCTAAATTACCGTCTGTTTATACGGACGTTTTGGTTGTAGGCAGCGGCATTGCCGGATTGCGCGCGGCGATTGAAGCAAGCAAATACGGACAGGCTCTGATTATCACAAAAGGCATTCTTTCTGAAAGCAATACGTTTTACGCCCAGGGCGGCATTGCTTCTCATATTAACAACCAGCATTTAGTATACTCCCATATTAATGATACCATAAAAAACGGGCAAGGGTTAAACGACCCGAAAATGGTGCGTAAAATCATCACTAACGGCATTATAAATATCAAGGAAATGATTGAATGGGGCATCAAGTTTGACAGGCATGGGGGAAAATACCACCTTGCACACGAAGGAGGCCATCAATACCCGCGCATCCTGCACGCGGGGGGCGACCACACCGGAGAGGAAGTTGTAAAATCTCTGATAAATAAAATCAACAAAATAGATAACATAGCTTATAAAGAACAGGTTTTCACAATCGACATTTTAACGGATGCACATAACACATGCTGCGGGGTATTGGCATACCAATCCGGCAACAATAACTTTATTATCATCCAGGCGCGTAAAACCATCATGGCAACCGGAGGTCTCGGACAACTATACAGGGAAACTACCAATCCCGAAGTTGCAACCGGCGATGGGATAGCCATGGCTTACCGCGCCGGGGCGGTATTACAGGATATGGAATTTGTCCAATTCCATCCTACCGCCTTATATATTGCGGGGGCAGCCCGAGCATTAATTTCCGAAGCGGTTCGTGGAGCCGGCGGCATCCTTGTAGATAAACACAAAAAAAGGTTTATGACTAATTACCATCCCCAAGCGGAACTTGCACCCAGGGATGTGGTGTCGCGCAGCATTATCAATCAAATGCGCTTGAGTAACGACACGAGTGTTTATCTTGACGTAACCCATCTTGGAGAAAAGAAAATAAAGAAACAATTCCCGGGACTTTATCAATTATGCAAAAAATTCCGAATTGATATCACACACGATTTGATTCCGGTCCGCCCCAGTGCGCACTATATGCTCGGAGGAATAAGAACAAAACCGGACGGTTCAACAAACATTAATAATTTTTTCGCGGCAGGCGAATGCGCCTCCTGTAATTTCCACGGGGCTAACCGATTAGGAAGCAATTCTTTGCTTGAAAGCCTTGTCATGGGGACGGTTTGCGGTAAAACGGCAGGTAAAAAAATATCGAACAAGCCATTCGGACTGCTTAAGATAAAACATAAAACCGCCTATTCTGAAACTGATTCTCTCGATATGGAAGATATCAGAAACGCCCTAAAAAGCCTTATGACAAGAGCGGTCGGGGTGGAAAGGGAAGAAAAACTATTAACCGACTCTTTATCCAAAATAGATTTCTGGGAAAGTTACGTCCTCAACAAGGAATTCAGGGAAGTCCCCGCATGGGAACTGCAAAATATGCTCATCCTAGCGCGGTTAATCGCACAATCGGCATTGAAACGGACAGAATCGCGCGGAACGCATTACCGGACCGATTTTCCCTCACAAAATAACAAGCAGTGGAAAAAACATATTATCGTTCAAGGCTAA
- a CDS encoding PD40 domain-containing protein, translating to MKKACFLALISIFTVIFYSGTAMTEDSVNSSEKTTGTKEQTTTPNTPGIEQIYRLIPQLGDADWEIREEAQNKLRTFGKALIEQYRLDKLKDADGKSTAQSKKAAEDFAHALSEALADKDVEIRMRANYLRGYFYRYTRPKIMYQAGGELRLLFPDGGNEESLLKDGFNNGRPCWSPDGSRIAFESNRKGNWDIYTVDIDGNNLKQLTDNNADDRFPAWSPDGKQIAFDSTRDGNTEIYIMDTDGKNQKRLTENQVEDGWASWSPDGKQIAFESGTANNRDIYAISADGKNLKQLTENSRYDGDPAWSPDGKKIAFNLNMDGQNNWEIHIMDAEDGKNQQRLTENQVLNGWASWSPDGKQIAFVSNRNGMINEIYIMDADGANQKKVSAGAGESPEWCPAAFPELSKLFTQLESKKNK from the coding sequence ATGAAAAAGGCGTGCTTTTTAGCCCTGATAAGCATCTTTACAGTGATTTTCTATTCAGGGACCGCGATGACTGAAGATTCGGTCAACTCTTCGGAGAAAACTACCGGAACGAAGGAGCAAACCACAACGCCTAACACACCGGGAATAGAACAAATATACCGGCTTATCCCACAGCTGGGTGACGCTGATTGGGAAATACGCGAGGAAGCACAGAATAAACTGAGGACTTTTGGCAAAGCGTTGATTGAACAATACCGCCTGGATAAGCTTAAGGATGCGGACGGCAAATCAACGGCCCAGTCCAAAAAAGCCGCGGAAGATTTTGCCCATGCTTTATCCGAGGCGCTGGCGGACAAGGATGTTGAAATCAGGATGCGCGCCAATTACCTGCGCGGTTATTTTTACCGCTATACCCGCCCAAAAATCATGTACCAAGCCGGTGGCGAATTGCGCCTTTTATTCCCGGATGGCGGCAACGAAGAAAGCCTCCTCAAGGATGGTTTTAATAACGGCCGCCCTTGCTGGAGCCCGGACGGCTCCCGAATCGCCTTCGAATCCAACCGCAAAGGAAATTGGGATATCTACACCGTGGATATAGACGGCAATAACCTGAAACAACTGACCGATAACAATGCCGACGACCGTTTCCCTGCCTGGAGCCCGGACGGAAAGCAGATTGCCTTCGACTCGACGCGCGACGGTAATACTGAAATATACATCATGGATACGGATGGCAAAAACCAGAAACGCCTGACCGAAAACCAGGTGGAAGACGGCTGGGCTTCCTGGAGCCCGGACGGCAAGCAAATCGCCTTTGAATCCGGCACGGCAAACAACCGTGATATTTACGCCATAAGCGCGGACGGTAAGAACCTTAAGCAACTAACCGAAAATTCCCGATACGACGGCGACCCTGCCTGGAGCCCGGACGGAAAAAAAATAGCCTTTAACCTGAATATGGACGGGCAGAATAATTGGGAAATTCACATCATGGACGCCGAAGATGGGAAAAACCAGCAACGCCTGACCGAAAACCAGGTGTTAAACGGCTGGGCTTCCTGGAGCCCGGACGGCAAACAGATTGCTTTCGTATCCAACCGGAACGGCATGATAAACGAAATATACATCATGGACGCGGACGGCGCCAACCAGAAAAAGGTTTCCGCGGGCGCCGGCGAATCGCCGGAATGGTGCCCGGCGGCTTTCCCCGAACTTTCCAAATTATTCACCCAACTGGAAAGCAAAAAGAATAAATAG
- a CDS encoding nicotinate-nucleotide adenylyltransferase, with the protein MKIGILGGTFNPIHNGHLIIAREARKRFKLDKIIFMPCHTPYHKKNNALASPKHRLTMVKKAARGTLYFKTSDIEIKRGGLTYSIDTLKHLTKLYKPGTKFYFIIGSDSLIELPLWKGIKELAKLCNFIAVERPGVIMKRKLPSYLTPRIFHIKKPLSDISSSEIRKRIREKQSIKYLVSKPVEKYIINNNLYK; encoded by the coding sequence ATGAAAATAGGCATTTTAGGCGGGACATTTAACCCGATTCATAACGGACATCTGATAATCGCCAGAGAGGCGCGGAAACGTTTTAAACTGGATAAAATTATTTTTATGCCATGTCATACCCCCTATCACAAAAAAAACAATGCGCTGGCATCACCCAAACACCGGTTGACCATGGTTAAAAAAGCTGCCAGAGGAACACTTTATTTCAAAACATCAGATATCGAAATTAAACGGGGCGGCTTAACATATTCCATTGACACTTTAAAGCATTTAACCAAACTCTATAAACCGGGGACAAAATTCTATTTTATCATCGGAAGCGATTCATTAATAGAATTGCCATTGTGGAAAGGAATAAAAGAGCTGGCCAAACTTTGTAATTTTATCGCAGTTGAACGGCCCGGCGTTATCATGAAAAGAAAACTGCCTTCTTATTTAACGCCACGTATTTTTCATATAAAAAAACCATTATCGGATATTTCCTCCAGCGAAATAAGGAAACGCATAAGAGAAAAACAATCTATAAAATATCTTGTATCAAAACCAGTGGAGAAGTATATTATAAACAACAATTTATATAAATAA
- a CDS encoding molybdenum cofactor guanylyltransferase, translating to MKGPIAAIILTGGKNQTTGKDNTFLPIGNKTVLDILLGKLNPLFPEIIISAKNPARYLDIKGVRVVADMMPAGNDLSGIYSALRYTLNPYAFVISCDTPLVEPGLIKYLLKYRKGFDVVIPESENGFEPFCAVYSKKCVKAMEEIIRKDNCKIIDFLPLVKVKTIKQPEIKKIGNDNFLTLSSGSDYQQIQNKLKTN from the coding sequence ATGAAAGGCCCCATTGCCGCGATTATCTTAACCGGAGGGAAAAACCAAACAACCGGAAAAGATAATACGTTTCTCCCAATAGGCAATAAAACCGTTTTGGATATACTTCTTGGCAAACTTAATCCTTTATTCCCGGAAATTATCATTTCCGCTAAGAATCCGGCAAGATACCTGGATATAAAAGGCGTCCGGGTAGTCGCGGATATGATGCCAGCAGGAAACGACCTGTCCGGAATTTATTCCGCCCTTCGATACACCTTGAACCCATATGCATTTGTAATCTCATGCGACACCCCGCTTGTAGAACCCGGATTAATCAAGTATTTATTAAAATACCGCAAAGGATTCGACGTGGTTATTCCAGAAAGTGAAAACGGATTTGAACCCTTTTGCGCAGTCTATTCCAAAAAGTGCGTTAAAGCAATGGAAGAAATAATCCGTAAAGATAATTGCAAGATTATCGATTTTTTGCCGCTGGTAAAAGTAAAAACCATCAAGCAACCTGAAATAAAAAAAATCGGGAACGACAATTTCTTAACCCTCAGCTCTGGAAGTGATTATCAACAAATCCAAAACAAACTCAAAACCAACTAA